In the Flagellimonas sp. MMG031 genome, one interval contains:
- a CDS encoding RNA polymerase sigma factor RpoD/SigA — protein sequence MRQLKIIKQVTNRESKSLDKYLQDISKIDLITAQEEVELAQKIRAGDQAALEKLTNANLRFVVSVAKQYQNQGLKLPDLINEGNVGLVKAAKRFDETRGFKFISYAVWWIRQSILQALAEQSRVVRLPLNKIGSINKIKKTFSYLEQAHERPPSPEEIAKELDMTVSEVKQSLKNTGRHVSMDAPLKEGETSNLYDVLNAGDSPKPDKGLMHQSLNTEINRALDTLSPREADVVRLYYGIGDQPSMTLEEIGSTFDLTRERVRQIREKAIRKLRHTSKSKILKSYLG from the coding sequence ATGAGGCAGCTTAAAATTATCAAACAGGTCACGAACCGCGAATCCAAATCTCTCGACAAATACTTGCAGGACATCAGCAAAATCGATTTGATCACCGCACAGGAAGAAGTTGAGCTAGCACAGAAGATCAGGGCCGGAGACCAAGCTGCTTTGGAAAAGTTGACCAATGCCAACCTCAGGTTTGTGGTCTCCGTGGCAAAACAATACCAAAATCAGGGCCTTAAACTCCCAGATTTGATCAATGAAGGAAACGTGGGTCTGGTAAAGGCCGCCAAACGCTTTGATGAAACCCGGGGGTTTAAGTTTATCTCCTACGCGGTTTGGTGGATCCGACAATCCATTCTGCAGGCCTTGGCAGAACAGTCACGTGTGGTACGATTGCCATTGAACAAAATTGGTTCCATCAACAAGATAAAAAAGACCTTTTCCTATTTGGAACAGGCACATGAGCGCCCACCATCGCCAGAAGAAATTGCCAAGGAGCTGGACATGACCGTTTCCGAAGTGAAGCAATCCCTCAAGAACACAGGGCGGCACGTATCTATGGATGCACCTTTAAAAGAAGGGGAAACCTCCAATTTATATGATGTATTGAACGCTGGGGATTCGCCAAAACCAGATAAGGGCCTTATGCACCAATCCCTGAACACGGAAATCAACCGAGCCTTGGATACGCTCTCCCCGCGGGAAGCCGATGTGGTTCGCCTGTATTACGGTATTGGAGACCAACCCTCCATGACTTTGGAAGAAATCGGCAGTACATTTGATTTGACCCGCGAACGCGTAAGACAAATACGGGAAAAGGCCATTAGAAAATTGCGACATACCTCCAAAAGCAAGATCTTAAAATCTTATTTGGGATAG
- a CDS encoding DEAD/DEAH box helicase yields the protein MEVNNSIKKKTLYGYQEEDLNKIFEQLDKLPAGSNILYQLPTGGGKTVVFSEITRRFIQQTGKKVMVLTHRIELSKQTSKMLKGFGVANKVINSEVKELYDQDDYMCFVAMVETLNNRLQEEKVKINNVGLVIIDEAHYNSFRKLFKYFEKSTILGVTATPLSSNIKLPMKDNYKHLIIGESIKSLIEKNFLARANLYNYDVSLRTLKLGINGDYTVKSSDEFYSAHSMLGKLLSAYEEIAKGTKTLIFNNGINTSLYVYETFKKAGYNVRHLDNKNTASERKDILDWFAKTPDAILTSVSILTTGFDEPTVETIILNRATRSLTLYFQMIGRGSRVLPDKDEFNVIDMGNNIARFGPWDAPVDWQEIFHFPDFYLENIKNDEEIERDFVYEMPEELRAKFSKSENITFDVKEEYKKIFAQGKKSKIVLEKSIEQHAKICVENSEDVFDARILAKELKDEISYRVKQYSYCIMNNTKNYKEWLEEDYERKLRSSISKMFAARM from the coding sequence TTGGAAGTAAACAACTCAATCAAAAAGAAAACGCTTTACGGCTATCAGGAGGAAGACCTGAACAAAATCTTCGAGCAACTGGACAAGCTTCCTGCGGGCAGTAATATCTTGTACCAATTGCCCACGGGAGGAGGAAAAACCGTTGTGTTTTCGGAGATTACACGAAGGTTTATCCAACAGACCGGAAAAAAGGTGATGGTACTTACCCACCGTATCGAGCTGAGCAAGCAAACCTCCAAAATGCTCAAAGGGTTTGGCGTGGCCAACAAAGTCATCAATAGTGAAGTGAAGGAACTCTACGACCAGGATGATTATATGTGCTTTGTGGCTATGGTGGAAACCTTGAACAACCGCCTTCAGGAAGAAAAAGTAAAAATCAATAATGTAGGCCTGGTAATCATTGATGAGGCCCACTACAACTCGTTCCGAAAGCTGTTCAAATATTTCGAGAAGTCCACCATCTTGGGTGTAACGGCCACTCCGTTGAGCTCCAACATCAAACTTCCCATGAAGGACAATTACAAGCACCTGATCATTGGGGAGTCGATAAAATCATTAATTGAAAAGAACTTTTTGGCCAGGGCCAACCTGTATAATTATGATGTTAGCCTACGCACCCTTAAATTGGGCATTAATGGTGACTATACCGTAAAATCCTCGGACGAGTTTTACAGTGCACACAGCATGCTCGGGAAATTGCTCTCTGCCTACGAGGAAATTGCCAAGGGGACCAAAACGCTGATCTTCAACAACGGAATCAATACATCGCTTTATGTATACGAGACGTTTAAAAAGGCTGGGTATAATGTTCGGCACCTCGACAACAAGAACACGGCCTCCGAACGCAAGGACATTCTGGATTGGTTTGCCAAAACACCCGATGCCATTCTCACCTCGGTGAGTATATTGACCACGGGTTTTGATGAACCTACGGTGGAAACCATTATTTTGAACAGGGCTACACGATCGCTCACGTTGTATTTCCAGATGATCGGAAGGGGATCTAGGGTGCTTCCTGACAAAGATGAGTTCAATGTAATCGATATGGGAAATAATATTGCCCGTTTCGGACCTTGGGATGCACCTGTGGACTGGCAAGAAATCTTTCATTTCCCTGATTTTTACCTAGAAAACATCAAAAATGATGAGGAAATCGAGCGGGATTTTGTCTATGAGATGCCCGAAGAACTTCGCGCCAAATTCAGCAAGTCGGAGAACATCACCTTTGATGTGAAGGAAGAGTACAAAAAGATATTTGCACAGGGGAAAAAATCAAAAATTGTACTGGAGAAGAGTATTGAACAGCACGCGAAAATCTGTGTGGAAAACAGTGAAGATGTTTTTGATGCCCGAATCTTGGCCAAGGAGCTCAAGGATGAGATTTCGTATCGTGTAAAGCAATATTCCTATTGCATCATGAACAATACCAAGAACTACAAGGAGTGGCTGGAGGAAGATTATGAGCGTAAACTCCGTTCCAGTATCTCCAAAATGTTTGCGGCCAGGATGTAG
- a CDS encoding glycosyltransferase, with product MSKKLLVIGYVWPEPSTTAAGSRMQQLLEAFLTFGYQITFASTASKTEYSLDLEAMDIAMVHIQLNHSSFDDFIQQLKPNVVMFDRFMVEEQFGWRVAEHAPSALRIINTEDLHALRKSREEALKKNQVFKIEDWKNHPTTLREIASIYRCDLTFMISSYEMEILQHKLKVPTDLLLCIPFMVDVGSISAAKNPPFDARNGFISIGNGKHAPNVDALKVLKNEIWPRIRHQLPNAEIQVYGAYLPQQVNEMHDPITGFYVKGWAEDAFRVLQIARVLLAPLRFGAGIKGKLLDAMQTGTPSVTTTIGAEGMHADLAWNGFIADDWEAFAQAAVKLHQDQKSWESAQYNGNALLQQLYDRQSLQSSLEERLEYLIMDLEAHRSQNFIGKLLQHQTMSSTKYMAKWIEEKHKEK from the coding sequence ATGTCCAAAAAACTACTTGTAATTGGTTATGTATGGCCAGAACCCTCAACAACTGCGGCCGGAAGTCGTATGCAACAATTGTTGGAGGCATTTTTGACATTTGGTTATCAGATCACATTTGCCAGCACGGCAAGTAAAACCGAGTACAGTCTGGATTTGGAAGCCATGGACATTGCAATGGTCCACATCCAACTCAACCATTCGAGTTTTGATGATTTTATACAGCAATTGAAGCCCAATGTGGTGATGTTCGACCGTTTTATGGTAGAGGAACAATTTGGGTGGCGCGTAGCGGAACACGCACCAAGTGCCTTGCGCATAATCAATACCGAAGATTTACATGCCCTGCGCAAGAGTAGGGAAGAGGCACTTAAAAAGAACCAAGTCTTTAAGATTGAAGATTGGAAAAACCATCCAACAACCTTACGGGAAATTGCGAGCATCTATCGCTGTGATCTTACGTTTATGATTTCCAGCTACGAAATGGAAATTTTACAGCATAAGTTGAAGGTCCCTACGGATTTGCTGCTGTGTATTCCGTTTATGGTAGATGTTGGAAGTATATCTGCTGCAAAAAACCCTCCATTCGATGCCAGAAATGGTTTCATCAGTATCGGAAATGGCAAACACGCACCCAATGTGGATGCACTAAAGGTCTTGAAAAATGAAATTTGGCCCCGAATTCGCCATCAACTGCCCAATGCTGAAATCCAAGTTTATGGCGCATATCTACCGCAACAGGTCAACGAAATGCACGATCCCATAACAGGTTTTTACGTTAAGGGATGGGCGGAAGATGCGTTCAGGGTGCTCCAAATTGCCAGGGTGTTGTTGGCTCCACTTCGATTTGGAGCAGGAATCAAAGGAAAGTTGTTGGATGCCATGCAAACCGGAACCCCAAGTGTAACCACCACCATAGGTGCCGAGGGCATGCATGCTGACTTGGCATGGAACGGATTTATTGCCGACGATTGGGAAGCATTTGCCCAAGCTGCCGTGAAATTGCATCAAGACCAAAAAAGTTGGGAAAGTGCCCAATACAACGGTAATGCATTGCTCCAACAGTTGTATGATAGGCAAAGCCTACAAAGTAGTTTGGAAGAACGATTGGAATATTTGATTATGGACCTGGAAGCCCATCGCTCACAAAATTTCATTGGAAAACTGTTACAGCATCAAACCATGAGCAGCACCAAATATATGGCCAAATGGATAGAGGAGAAGCATAAGGAGAAGTAA
- a CDS encoding SDR family oxidoreductase has translation MECILVAGATGATGEKVVKLVNQSENYRAVALVRNKEQKEQWESQGVETVMGDLTKDVSHTTKGIDKVVFAAGSGGKNVVDVDQEGAKKLIDASKKERVRKFVMLSSMGVDNPRGELKEYLQAKQNADQYLDISGLTFTIVRPGTLNNEEGTGNIKLAEKMNERGEIPRWDVARTLVKSLEDGIATNQAFEILTGETKIEEAVHEF, from the coding sequence ATGGAATGTATTTTAGTCGCAGGTGCCACTGGCGCAACAGGAGAAAAAGTTGTCAAATTAGTAAACCAATCTGAAAATTATCGCGCGGTAGCCTTGGTACGTAACAAAGAGCAAAAGGAGCAATGGGAGTCCCAAGGGGTAGAAACTGTAATGGGAGACCTAACCAAGGATGTATCGCATACCACCAAGGGTATAGATAAAGTAGTTTTTGCTGCAGGCTCTGGAGGCAAAAACGTAGTCGATGTGGACCAAGAAGGTGCCAAAAAGCTTATAGACGCATCGAAAAAGGAACGTGTTCGTAAATTTGTTATGCTAAGTTCTATGGGCGTGGATAATCCACGCGGTGAACTCAAGGAATATCTACAAGCCAAGCAAAATGCAGATCAATATTTAGACATCAGCGGTTTAACCTTCACAATAGTGAGGCCAGGCACATTGAACAATGAGGAGGGAACTGGAAATATCAAACTTGCGGAAAAAATGAACGAACGGGGTGAAATCCCAAGATGGGATGTAGCCAGAACCCTGGTAAAAAGCCTTGAAGATGGTATTGCCACAAATCAAGCGTTCGAAATTTTAACAGGCGAAACCAAAATAGAAGAAGCTGTACATGAATTCTAA
- a CDS encoding serine hydrolase domain-containing protein, translating to MKSPLSLFYKLQFKTLWIVAVLFLFTASLWSQEFDTVKLDQYFDLLEENNKFMGSVAVSQAGELIYTRSVGYCDVTSESKATVASRYRIGSITKTFTAVLAFKAISAGKLSLDQTLDQFFPEVPKSENITIKQLLGNRSGIHNFTDDPAYATYMTQPKSASEMVEIIVKAGSDFEPDSKFQYSNSNFVLLTYILEKSMGKPYPELLEEFIARPLGLADTYVGEKIGTKANECKSYMYLDKWQEHPETDMSIPVGAGAIVSNPTDIVKFSDALFGGKLLDLEYVEAMKKITDGYGLGLFSFPFHERTSYGHTGGIDGFSSLFGHFDDGNVSFALTSNGNNMNTNDIAIAVLSTVYNEPFELPKFNTYEVSPEQLEVYVGNYTAPDFPLDISIFIEDGVLKGRATGQPAFTLDPVDKHQFEFVSAGIEMTFDPEENTLLFKQRGARVNFTKE from the coding sequence ATGAAAAGCCCTCTTTCTTTATTTTATAAACTACAGTTCAAAACGCTTTGGATTGTGGCCGTTCTTTTCCTTTTTACCGCTTCGTTATGGTCCCAAGAGTTTGATACCGTCAAATTGGATCAATACTTCGATCTTTTGGAAGAGAACAATAAGTTCATGGGCAGTGTTGCCGTTTCCCAAGCAGGTGAGTTGATCTATACACGTTCGGTGGGGTATTGTGACGTCACTTCCGAATCCAAAGCAACGGTGGCTTCCAGATATCGCATTGGTTCCATTACCAAAACATTTACAGCAGTATTGGCTTTTAAGGCCATATCGGCAGGAAAACTGTCTTTAGACCAGACCTTGGACCAGTTTTTTCCAGAGGTTCCAAAATCGGAAAATATTACCATCAAACAACTGTTGGGCAACCGAAGCGGTATTCACAATTTTACGGATGACCCTGCTTATGCCACCTATATGACCCAGCCAAAATCTGCATCAGAAATGGTGGAAATCATTGTAAAGGCGGGAAGTGATTTTGAGCCCGATAGCAAATTCCAATACAGTAATTCCAATTTTGTGTTGCTGACCTACATTCTGGAAAAAAGCATGGGAAAACCCTATCCCGAACTGCTTGAAGAATTCATTGCCAGACCCTTAGGGCTTGCCGATACCTATGTCGGTGAAAAAATTGGCACAAAGGCCAACGAATGTAAATCGTACATGTACCTGGATAAATGGCAAGAACATCCAGAAACCGATATGTCCATCCCTGTTGGTGCAGGCGCCATAGTTTCCAATCCAACAGATATTGTCAAATTTAGTGATGCCCTTTTTGGAGGCAAATTGCTTGATTTGGAGTATGTAGAAGCCATGAAAAAGATTACGGACGGCTATGGATTGGGATTGTTCAGCTTTCCTTTTCATGAGCGAACCAGTTATGGTCACACAGGAGGGATAGATGGATTCTCTTCTTTATTCGGTCATTTTGATGACGGCAATGTATCCTTTGCCCTTACCTCAAATGGCAACAATATGAATACCAACGACATTGCCATTGCCGTTTTGAGCACGGTCTACAATGAGCCTTTTGAATTGCCAAAATTCAATACTTACGAAGTATCACCCGAACAATTGGAGGTTTATGTGGGCAACTATACCGCCCCTGATTTTCCTTTGGACATAAGTATTTTCATTGAGGATGGGGTGCTTAAGGGCAGAGCTACGGGTCAGCCAGCATTTACTTTGGACCCTGTGGACAAGCATCAATTTGAATTTGTCTCCGCAGGCATCGAAATGACCTTTGATCCCGAAGAGAACACCCTACTTTTTAAACAACGAGGGGCAAGGGTAAATTTTACAAAGGAGTAA
- a CDS encoding NUDIX domain-containing protein, translating into MDINTFIENGQQDYLPNLSVDMVIIGFHEDQLKCLLLQIGDKWLLPGGYILRSESVEAATVRILRERTGLEDPHFKFLSVFGGEDRKFTEEWQQFFKELDFPFEENSWLNDRFVTLAHYSLVNFEETRPVIGNLDSAFGWFNMNDLPPMWMDHRDIVLEAKERLKEDVQQEPLTYNLLPTEFTMPQLHQLHQTILEETLDRSRFQKKMIGSGFFERLPKLQTDAPGRKPYQYRVKKV; encoded by the coding sequence ATGGACATCAATACTTTTATCGAAAACGGTCAACAAGATTATTTGCCCAATCTTTCGGTGGACATGGTCATCATCGGATTTCATGAAGACCAACTCAAGTGTTTGTTGCTTCAGATTGGGGATAAGTGGCTATTGCCCGGTGGGTATATCCTACGTTCGGAATCTGTGGAAGCGGCCACGGTGCGTATCCTAAGGGAACGAACCGGGTTGGAAGACCCCCACTTTAAGTTTTTGTCCGTTTTTGGCGGTGAAGACCGTAAGTTTACAGAGGAATGGCAGCAATTTTTTAAGGAATTGGACTTTCCCTTTGAAGAAAATTCTTGGTTGAACGACCGTTTTGTGACCCTCGCCCACTATTCCTTGGTCAATTTTGAAGAGACCCGACCGGTAATCGGTAATTTGGACTCGGCTTTTGGTTGGTTCAACATGAATGACCTCCCTCCTATGTGGATGGACCATCGGGATATTGTACTAGAGGCCAAGGAGCGGCTGAAGGAAGATGTACAACAAGAACCATTGACCTATAATTTATTGCCTACGGAATTTACGATGCCACAATTGCACCAATTGCACCAAACCATTTTGGAGGAAACCTTGGACCGTAGCCGTTTTCAAAAGAAGATGATAGGTTCCGGTTTTTTTGAGCGTTTGCCGAAGCTCCAAACAGATGCACCTGGCCGGAAACCTTACCAATATCGGGTGAAAAAGGTATAG
- a CDS encoding glycoside hydrolase family 3 N-terminal domain-containing protein, whose protein sequence is MKKALRISLKTIGVLLLLVLVGGLLGWWYLRSQFLDFEDDYTERTEIPSVTIDGYTFLDRNGNGQLDVYEDSRQPIEARVANVLSQMTVEEKIHLLKGSGMASGMGMVEPGEGIPGVVGTIVSTPRLGIPSINLSDGPAGLRIEPKRDGIDRTFYCTAFPIATLLASTWNTELVENVGNAMGNEALEYGIDVILGPGANIHRHPFCGRNFEYYSEDPLVTGKIGAAMVNGIESNGVGTSVKHFVANNQETNRNYNDTRVSDRAMREIYLKGFEIIVEDAQPWTIMSSYNKVNGTYTSESKHLLTDVLRNDWGFEGLVMSDWFGGNDAVAMVNAGNDLLEPGTKKQWKALTAGYEDGSLNMDAVDTSVKRILTLIFKSKKMTDFTFGENPDLEAHAAITRKSASEGMVLLKNDDALPLEKGQNVALLGVYSYDFIAGGTGSGDVNEAYTISLEEGLINAGFRVSPTAKQAYQKHRAANEEAFEKPEGMSAMFNPYLPPEISYDNDLMKTIAAESDLAIITIGRNSGEGGDRVVANDFLLSDKEKEMLSTTCEVFQKAGKKVIVVLNIGGVIETASWKNQPDAIVLAWQGGQEGGNAVADILSGDVNPSGKLTMTFPVDVADHASNANFPQNGLPMQITDMLFGKDEVPEDEMVKDVDYTNYEEGIYVGYRHFDKAGVEVSYPFGYGLSYTSFEYGDMEMWQENDTIKVSVPVTNMGESAGKEIVQFYVSKDSTQIDRPEQELKAFAKTKLLGAGATDTLRVNIPVNYLRYWNKNQSQWSLEPGSYTIQAAASSRDIKKATKIEL, encoded by the coding sequence ATGAAAAAAGCACTCCGTATTTCGTTGAAAACCATCGGTGTTCTTCTGTTATTAGTTTTAGTAGGAGGACTGTTAGGATGGTGGTATTTACGCTCACAATTCCTGGATTTTGAGGATGACTACACGGAAAGGACAGAAATACCGTCAGTGACTATTGATGGTTACACGTTTCTGGACCGAAATGGAAATGGCCAGTTGGATGTATACGAAGACAGCCGTCAACCTATTGAGGCTAGGGTAGCGAATGTACTTTCCCAAATGACTGTGGAGGAGAAAATCCACTTATTGAAGGGTTCTGGAATGGCTTCCGGCATGGGAATGGTGGAACCGGGAGAAGGCATTCCCGGAGTGGTGGGTACCATTGTGTCCACACCACGGCTCGGCATTCCGAGTATCAATCTCTCCGATGGGCCGGCGGGGCTCAGAATAGAACCTAAACGTGATGGTATAGATCGAACATTTTACTGCACCGCATTCCCTATAGCTACGCTGTTGGCATCAACATGGAACACCGAATTAGTGGAAAATGTGGGCAATGCCATGGGCAATGAAGCACTTGAATATGGTATCGATGTCATATTGGGCCCGGGAGCAAACATTCACCGACACCCGTTTTGTGGACGAAATTTTGAATACTATTCCGAAGACCCACTAGTGACCGGGAAAATTGGGGCTGCCATGGTCAATGGCATAGAATCCAACGGTGTTGGAACTTCCGTGAAGCATTTTGTGGCCAACAACCAAGAGACCAATAGAAACTATAATGACACAAGGGTTTCCGACAGGGCCATGCGTGAAATCTATCTTAAAGGATTTGAAATCATCGTGGAAGATGCACAACCGTGGACCATTATGTCATCTTACAACAAGGTAAATGGCACCTATACCTCAGAGAGCAAGCATTTATTGACCGATGTATTACGAAACGATTGGGGATTTGAAGGATTGGTGATGTCCGATTGGTTTGGAGGGAACGATGCAGTGGCTATGGTCAATGCCGGGAACGACCTATTGGAGCCTGGCACCAAAAAACAATGGAAAGCCCTAACGGCAGGTTACGAGGACGGTTCTTTGAATATGGATGCCGTAGATACTTCGGTAAAACGTATTTTGACATTGATTTTCAAGAGTAAAAAAATGACCGATTTTACCTTTGGTGAAAATCCCGATTTGGAAGCCCATGCGGCCATTACGCGAAAATCAGCATCGGAAGGAATGGTATTGTTGAAAAATGATGATGCACTTCCCTTGGAAAAAGGACAGAATGTAGCATTGCTCGGAGTGTATTCGTACGATTTTATTGCTGGAGGCACAGGTTCCGGCGATGTAAACGAAGCCTATACGATTTCTTTGGAAGAGGGACTCATCAATGCCGGATTCCGTGTGAGCCCCACTGCAAAGCAGGCTTATCAAAAACACAGGGCAGCCAATGAAGAGGCCTTTGAAAAACCCGAAGGCATGTCGGCCATGTTCAATCCATATCTTCCTCCCGAGATCAGCTACGATAATGATTTAATGAAAACCATCGCTGCAGAAAGTGATTTGGCCATCATCACCATTGGCCGAAACAGCGGTGAGGGCGGTGACAGGGTCGTTGCGAACGATTTTCTGTTGTCCGACAAGGAAAAGGAGATGCTGAGCACGACTTGTGAGGTCTTTCAAAAAGCAGGAAAAAAGGTTATTGTGGTGTTGAACATTGGTGGTGTCATCGAAACAGCTTCGTGGAAAAACCAACCGGATGCCATTGTACTCGCATGGCAAGGCGGGCAAGAAGGTGGTAACGCCGTAGCGGATATTTTGAGCGGAGACGTTAACCCCAGTGGAAAATTGACCATGACCTTCCCTGTTGATGTGGCAGATCATGCCAGCAATGCAAATTTCCCGCAAAACGGTTTGCCCATGCAAATAACGGATATGTTGTTTGGCAAGGATGAAGTTCCGGAAGATGAAATGGTAAAGGATGTCGATTATACCAATTATGAGGAGGGGATTTATGTGGGCTACCGTCATTTTGACAAAGCAGGTGTGGAGGTTTCCTACCCCTTTGGTTATGGGCTTTCCTATACCAGTTTTGAATACGGCGATATGGAAATGTGGCAAGAAAATGATACCATTAAAGTATCTGTTCCCGTAACCAATATGGGGGAATCAGCAGGGAAAGAGATTGTTCAATTCTACGTTTCCAAGGATTCCACTCAAATCGATAGACCCGAGCAAGAACTTAAGGCCTTTGCCAAAACAAAATTACTCGGTGCAGGAGCAACAGATACGCTTCGCGTCAACATTCCTGTGAACTATCTGAGGTATTGGAACAAGAATCAATCGCAATGGTCGCTGGAACCGGGAAGCTACACCATACAGGCAGCCGCTTCTTCGCGTGACATCAAAAAGGCAACAAAAATTGAATTATAA
- a CDS encoding methyltransferase domain-containing protein, which produces MQNDWLEMWNTRFGQQEYVYGTAPNAYLKEKLKNLQPGSILFPAEGEGRNAVYAAQLGWKVSAFDISEAGQRKALQLAEKKGVELDYVVGELPMLHYQPEQFDAIALIYAHFPPHIRSRYHKLLNNYLKKGGTVIFEGFSKDHLAFKKKNPKVGGPNNVDYLFSLEELETDFANFEFLELKKMTMTLNEGDGHVGKGSVIRFLGQKK; this is translated from the coding sequence ATGCAAAACGACTGGCTTGAAATGTGGAATACCCGATTTGGGCAGCAAGAATACGTTTATGGAACCGCTCCCAATGCCTATTTGAAGGAAAAACTGAAAAATTTACAGCCTGGTTCCATATTATTTCCTGCCGAGGGTGAAGGTAGAAATGCGGTTTATGCCGCACAATTGGGCTGGAAGGTATCTGCTTTTGATATAAGCGAGGCAGGACAACGAAAAGCACTCCAATTAGCCGAAAAGAAAGGTGTTGAATTGGATTATGTGGTCGGTGAACTTCCGATGCTTCACTATCAACCCGAACAATTTGATGCCATAGCGTTGATATATGCCCATTTTCCGCCCCATATCCGCTCTAGGTATCATAAGTTGCTGAACAATTATCTAAAAAAAGGCGGCACCGTGATTTTTGAAGGCTTCAGCAAAGACCATCTAGCGTTTAAAAAGAAAAATCCGAAAGTAGGTGGTCCCAATAATGTGGATTATCTGTTTTCGTTGGAAGAATTGGAAACCGATTTCGCCAATTTTGAATTTTTGGAACTTAAAAAAATGACCATGACGTTGAACGAAGGAGATGGTCACGTGGGCAAAGGTTCGGTAATCCGTTTTTTAGGTCAAAAAAAATAA